A single window of Streptomyces griseoviridis DNA harbors:
- a CDS encoding DEAD/DEAH box helicase: MTLPVALSGSDVIGQAKTGTGKTLGFGLPLLERVTVPADVEAGRARPEALTDAPQALVVVPTRELCQQVTNDLQTAGKVRNVRVTAIYGGRAYEPQVETLRKGVDVVVGTPGRLLDLAGQKKLDLKHVKSLVLDEADEMLDLGFLPDVEKIINLLPAKRQTMLFSATMPGAVIGLARRYMSQPTHISATTPDDTGATVANIAQHVFRAHSMDKPEMVSRILQADGRGLAMIFCRTKRTAADIAEQLQRRGFASGAVHGDLGQGAREQALRAFRNGKVDVLVCTDVAARGIDVEGVTHVINYQCPEEEKTYLHRIGRTGRAGNSGTAITLVDWDDIPRWQLINKALELTFNDPPETYSTSPHLFEELRIPAGTKGVLPRTERTRAGLAAEEVEDLGETGGRGPRGRSGRGAESRPAEQERPARTPRRRRRTRGGAEADGVAVDSTPAPVTEEQPGGRTPRRRRRTRGGGGEPVATPVAAAETVVAAVESPALDTAESVETPGRSRRRRTRRSAEPATTTLPQQPVVTEAPVAAEAPVAVAAPVAVEAPVAVEVPEPEVAVAPRRRTRKAAVPAETAVDTAEAVEAKPRRRTRKAAEPAEAVVTAEAEVAEATPRRTRKAAATVAETVVDMVEAAEAKPKARRTRKTAAAAPEAVETAVEAPAAEAKPRRTRKATAAETAVDTAEGTETKPRRTRKTAATATPDTTEVTEAKPRRTRKTAAAAPEAVETAAEAPAAEAKPRRTRKATAAETAVDTAEGTETKPRRTRKTAATATPDTTEVTEAKPRRTRKTAAAAPEAVADTVEAAEAKPKARRTRKTAATAEIPAQAAEEPTEAKPRRTRKAAATAPEAVAEEKPKVRRPRKAAVPVEAAES; encoded by the coding sequence ATGACGCTCCCGGTCGCCCTCTCGGGCAGTGACGTCATCGGCCAGGCCAAGACCGGCACCGGCAAGACGCTGGGCTTCGGCCTCCCGCTCCTCGAGCGCGTGACCGTCCCCGCCGACGTGGAGGCCGGACGCGCCCGCCCCGAGGCGCTCACCGACGCCCCGCAGGCCCTCGTCGTCGTCCCGACGCGCGAGCTGTGCCAGCAGGTCACCAACGACCTCCAGACCGCGGGCAAGGTCCGCAACGTCCGGGTGACGGCCATCTACGGCGGCCGGGCCTACGAGCCCCAGGTCGAGACGCTCCGCAAGGGCGTCGACGTCGTGGTCGGCACCCCGGGCCGGCTGCTCGACCTCGCCGGGCAGAAGAAGCTCGACCTCAAGCACGTGAAGTCGCTCGTCCTCGACGAGGCCGACGAGATGCTCGACCTGGGCTTCCTGCCCGACGTCGAGAAGATCATCAACCTGCTGCCCGCGAAGCGGCAGACGATGCTGTTCTCGGCCACGATGCCGGGCGCGGTCATCGGTCTCGCCCGCCGCTACATGTCGCAGCCCACGCACATCAGCGCCACCACGCCCGACGACACCGGCGCGACCGTCGCGAACATCGCGCAGCACGTCTTCCGCGCGCACTCCATGGACAAGCCGGAGATGGTCTCCCGGATCCTCCAGGCCGACGGCCGCGGTCTCGCGATGATCTTCTGTCGCACCAAGCGGACCGCCGCCGACATCGCCGAGCAGCTCCAGCGGCGCGGTTTCGCGTCCGGCGCGGTCCACGGCGACCTCGGCCAGGGCGCCCGCGAGCAGGCGCTGCGCGCCTTCCGCAACGGCAAGGTGGACGTCCTCGTCTGCACCGACGTCGCCGCGCGCGGCATCGACGTCGAGGGCGTCACGCACGTCATCAACTACCAGTGCCCCGAGGAGGAGAAGACGTACCTGCACCGCATCGGCCGCACCGGCCGCGCGGGCAACTCGGGTACGGCGATCACCCTCGTCGACTGGGACGACATCCCGCGCTGGCAGCTCATCAACAAGGCGCTGGAGCTGACCTTCAACGACCCGCCGGAGACGTACTCCACGTCCCCGCACCTCTTCGAGGAACTCCGCATCCCCGCGGGCACCAAGGGTGTCCTGCCGCGTACCGAGCGCACCCGCGCCGGGCTCGCGGCCGAGGAGGTCGAGGATCTCGGCGAGACCGGTGGGCGCGGTCCGCGCGGCCGTTCCGGCCGGGGCGCCGAGTCCCGTCCCGCCGAGCAGGAGCGTCCGGCCCGCACCCCGCGCCGTCGCCGTCGCACCCGCGGCGGGGCCGAGGCGGACGGCGTCGCCGTCGACAGCACGCCGGCACCGGTGACCGAGGAGCAGCCCGGCGGCCGTACCCCGCGCCGCCGCCGCCGCACCCGTGGTGGCGGCGGGGAGCCGGTGGCCACCCCGGTGGCCGCCGCCGAGACCGTGGTCGCCGCGGTGGAGAGCCCCGCGCTCGACACCGCGGAGAGCGTCGAGACGCCGGGCAGGTCGCGCCGTCGCCGCACCCGCAGGTCGGCCGAGCCGGCCACGACGACGCTGCCGCAGCAGCCGGTCGTGACGGAGGCGCCGGTCGCCGCCGAAGCACCGGTCGCCGTGGCGGCCCCCGTCGCCGTCGAAGCGCCGGTCGCCGTCGAGGTGCCGGAGCCCGAGGTCGCGGTCGCGCCGCGTCGCCGCACCCGCAAGGCCGCGGTTCCCGCCGAGACGGCGGTCGACACGGCCGAGGCCGTCGAGGCGAAGCCCCGTCGGCGCACCCGCAAGGCCGCCGAGCCGGCCGAGGCCGTCGTCACGGCGGAGGCCGAGGTCGCGGAGGCCACGCCGCGCCGCACCCGCAAGGCCGCGGCCACGGTCGCGGAGACCGTCGTCGACATGGTGGAGGCCGCCGAGGCCAAGCCCAAGGCGCGTCGCACCCGCAAGACCGCGGCTGCCGCTCCGGAAGCCGTCGAGACGGCCGTCGAGGCGCCCGCCGCCGAAGCGAAGCCGCGCCGCACCCGCAAGGCCACCGCCGCCGAGACCGCCGTCGACACGGCCGAAGGCACGGAGACCAAGCCCCGGCGCACCCGCAAAACCGCCGCCACCGCCACCCCGGACACCACCGAGGTGACAGAGGCCAAGCCGCGCCGCACCCGCAAGACGGCCGCTGCCGCTCCGGAAGCCGTCGAGACGGCCGCCGAGGCGCCCGCCGCCGAAGCGAAGCCGCGCCGCACCCGCAAGGCCACCGCCGCCGAGACCGCCGTCGACACGGCCGAAGGCACGGAGACCAAGCCCCGGCGCACCCGCAAAACCGCCGCCACCGCCACCCCGGACACCACCGAGGTGACAGAGGCCAAGCCGCGCCGCACCCGCAAGACGGCCGCTGCCGCACCGGAAGCCGTCGCCGACACGGTGGAGGCCGCCGAGGCCAAGCCCAAGGCGCGGCGCACCCGGAAGACGGCCGCGACCGCCGAGATCCCGGCGCAGGCCGCCGAGGAGCCGACCGAGGCCAAGCCCCGGCGGACCCGCAAGGCCGCCGCCACCGCACCGGAGGCCGTCGCCGAGGAGAAGCCGAAGGTCCGCCGGCCGCGCAAGGCCGCCGTGCCCGTGGAGGCCGCGGAGAGCTGA
- a CDS encoding ferritin-like fold-containing protein has product MTTSDTPDNASGEAVAHTGVAAQDWTTAAADPQYRAAVVDLLGALAYGELAAFERLAEDAKLAPTLADKAELAKMASAEFHHFERLRDRLTEIGEEPTGAMEPFVAALDGFHRQTAPSDWLEGLVKAYVGDSIASDFYREVAARLDTDSRELVLAVLDDTGHAEFAVGKVRAAIDAEPRVGGRLALWARRLMGEALSQSQRVVADRDALSTMLVGGVADGFDLAEVGRMFSRITEAHTKRMAALGLAA; this is encoded by the coding sequence ATGACCACCTCTGACACGCCTGACAACGCCTCCGGCGAAGCCGTCGCCCACACCGGAGTCGCCGCCCAGGACTGGACGACCGCCGCCGCAGACCCGCAGTACCGTGCCGCGGTCGTCGATCTGCTGGGGGCGCTCGCGTACGGGGAGCTGGCCGCGTTCGAGCGGCTCGCCGAGGACGCCAAACTGGCGCCGACGCTGGCGGACAAGGCGGAGCTGGCGAAGATGGCGTCGGCGGAGTTCCACCACTTCGAGAGGTTGCGGGACCGGCTGACGGAGATCGGCGAGGAGCCGACGGGCGCGATGGAGCCGTTCGTCGCCGCCCTCGACGGCTTCCACCGCCAGACCGCGCCGTCGGACTGGCTCGAGGGCCTGGTCAAGGCGTACGTCGGCGACTCGATCGCCAGCGACTTCTACCGCGAGGTCGCCGCCCGCCTCGACACCGACTCCCGTGAGCTGGTGCTGGCCGTGCTGGACGACACCGGGCACGCGGAGTTCGCCGTCGGGAAGGTGCGGGCCGCGATCGACGCCGAACCCCGGGTGGGCGGCCGGCTCGCGCTGTGGGCGCGGCGGCTGATGGGCGAGGCCCTGTCGCAGTCGCAGCGGGTCGTCGCCGACCGGGACGCGCTGTCGACGATGCTCGTCGGAGGCGTCGCGGACGGCTTCGACCTGGCCGAGGTCGGCCGGATGTTCTCCCGGATCACCGAGGCGCACACCAAGCGGATGGCGGCGCTGGGGCTGGCGGCCTAA
- a CDS encoding DUF3107 domain-containing protein, with protein sequence MEVKIGVQHAPREIVLESGQSAEEVERIVADALAGKSQLLTLVDEHGRKVLVPAERLAYVELGEAAPRKVGFGAL encoded by the coding sequence GTGGAGGTCAAGATCGGCGTGCAGCACGCGCCCCGCGAGATCGTTCTGGAGAGCGGTCAGAGTGCCGAGGAGGTCGAGCGGATCGTGGCCGACGCACTCGCCGGGAAGTCACAGCTGCTGACCCTCGTGGACGAGCACGGCCGCAAGGTCCTCGTTCCTGCCGAGCGTCTCGCCTACGTCGAGCTGGGCGAGGCGGCCCCGCGCAAGGTGGGCTTCGGCGCGCTGTAG
- a CDS encoding TetR/AcrR family transcriptional regulator: MTAIEQTEAARPRGTRLPRRARRNQLLGAAQEVFVAQGYHAAAMDDIAERAGVSKPVLYQHFPGKLDLYLALLDQHCESLIQAVRAALASTTDNKQRVRATMDAYFAYVEDDGGAFRLVFESDLTNEPAVRERVDKVTTECAEAICEVIAEDTGLSRAESMLLASGLGGLAQVVARSWLHSDRSVPRDQAVQLLTSLAWRGIAGFPLHGTDQQH; the protein is encoded by the coding sequence GTGACAGCCATCGAGCAGACAGAGGCGGCACGCCCGCGCGGCACACGCCTGCCGCGCCGTGCCCGGCGCAACCAGCTGCTGGGCGCCGCCCAGGAGGTCTTCGTGGCCCAGGGGTACCACGCGGCGGCGATGGACGACATCGCCGAGCGCGCCGGTGTCAGCAAGCCGGTCCTCTACCAGCACTTCCCGGGCAAGCTCGACCTGTACCTGGCCCTCCTCGACCAGCACTGCGAGTCGCTGATCCAGGCGGTGCGCGCGGCCCTGGCGTCGACGACCGACAACAAGCAGCGGGTGCGGGCCACGATGGACGCGTATTTCGCGTACGTCGAGGACGACGGCGGCGCCTTCCGACTGGTGTTCGAGTCGGATCTGACCAACGAGCCCGCGGTCCGCGAGCGCGTCGACAAGGTCACCACCGAGTGCGCCGAGGCGATCTGCGAGGTCATCGCGGAGGACACCGGCCTGTCCCGGGCCGAATCGATGCTGCTCGCCTCCGGACTCGGCGGCCTCGCCCAGGTGGTGGCCCGCTCCTGGCTGCACAGCGACCGCAGCGTCCCGCGCGACCAGGCGGTGCAGCTGCTCACCTCGCTGGCCTGGCGCGGCATCGCCGGCTTCCCGCTGCACGGCACCGACCAGCAGCACTGA
- a CDS encoding alpha/beta fold hydrolase codes for MSSTELPAESASVSNVLPRVTPVRVAEGERLRSVELPGFTLTVRTRPATRAGLPPALFVHGLGGSSQNWSALMRELEDVVDGEALDLPGFGDSPPPDDGDYTVGGHARAVVRHLDASGRGPVHLFGNSLGGAVATRVAALRPDLVRTLTLVSPALPELRVQRSAVPTALVAVPGVARLFTRFTREWSAEQRVRGVTALCYGDPGRVSPDGFRDAVREMERRLQLPYFWDAMTRSTRGIVNAYTLGGQHGLWRQAERVLAPTLLVYGGRDQLVAFRMARKAARAFRDSRLLTLPDAGHVAMMEYPQEVARAFKGLLSDTAGEAGAFADSRTAALVSETDGGDGNAVESAGS; via the coding sequence ATGTCTTCGACCGAGCTGCCGGCAGAGTCGGCGTCCGTGTCCAACGTGCTCCCCAGGGTGACGCCCGTCCGGGTCGCCGAGGGCGAGCGTCTCCGGTCGGTCGAGCTGCCCGGATTCACCCTGACGGTCCGGACGAGACCCGCCACGCGCGCGGGGCTGCCGCCCGCCCTGTTCGTGCACGGCCTCGGCGGCTCCTCGCAGAACTGGTCGGCGCTGATGCGGGAGCTGGAGGACGTCGTCGACGGCGAGGCCCTCGACCTGCCGGGGTTCGGCGACTCCCCGCCGCCCGACGACGGCGACTACACCGTCGGCGGCCACGCGCGCGCGGTCGTGCGCCATCTGGACGCGTCCGGACGCGGTCCCGTCCATCTCTTCGGCAACTCGCTCGGCGGCGCGGTCGCCACCCGGGTCGCCGCGCTGCGCCCCGACCTCGTGCGCACCCTCACGCTGGTGTCGCCCGCGCTGCCCGAACTGCGCGTCCAGCGCTCCGCGGTGCCCACGGCCCTGGTCGCGGTGCCGGGAGTGGCCCGCCTCTTCACCCGGTTCACCCGGGAGTGGTCGGCCGAGCAGCGGGTGCGCGGGGTCACGGCGCTCTGCTACGGCGACCCGGGCCGGGTCTCGCCCGACGGGTTCCGCGACGCGGTGCGGGAGATGGAACGACGGCTCCAACTCCCGTATTTCTGGGACGCGATGACGCGCTCCACGCGCGGCATCGTCAACGCGTACACGCTGGGCGGGCAGCACGGCCTCTGGCGCCAGGCCGAACGCGTCCTCGCGCCGACCCTGCTCGTCTACGGGGGCCGCGACCAGCTCGTCGCCTTCCGCATGGCCCGCAAGGCGGCCCGCGCCTTCCGCGACTCCCGGCTGCTCACCCTTCCGGACGCGGGGCACGTGGCGATGATGGAGTACCCGCAGGAAGTGGCCCGCGCCTTCAAGGGGCTGCTTTCGGACACGGCGGGTGAGGCAGGCGCGTTCGCCGATTCGCGCACCGCCGCCCTTGTGTCCGAGACTGACGGCGGAGACGGGAACGCCGTCGAGAGTGCGGGGAGCTGA
- a CDS encoding DUF3152 domain-containing protein: protein MTRTAEAASHPGGQRPSDGPSAHRGGPGRTDTAPPPDATPAHGAPHLQDGTPARGVPRFQDGTPARGVPRSTDGGVPARGVPRGVDGAPVGGAAVGGAPRAADGGSARGAPLLADGTPARGVPRFTEGGSPARGVSQTQDGAPGRAGRPGGTPPHGTPRVRGGHPEQREPGGGWGENAGRAGTAGPAIPGQRHVSAHGPRQEYVDAFEADADTPGTTDTAVGGESSAPRTATTRGDRFGAGPAAGKGDGKPPAGLPLTSAGGGKGRAFTGIAAAAVTTVLAVVVAGQVADGQENGGVRSAAGKGQGAQRGDGRPTPSVAPRAVALTYAQKMAEKYPLSATLEGPGEFTVMPGGAEAPGKGEKFTYRVDVERGLGLDGELFAEAVQKTLNDDRSWAHDGDRTFERVASDDPDFVVTLASPGTTDAWCEKSGLDITLDNVSCDSALTERVMINAYRWAQGSTTYGDQIHAYRQMLINHEVGHRLGHTHVSCENDGDLAPVMQQQTKFLDHDGIHCLPNPWPYPRS, encoded by the coding sequence GTGACCCGAACGGCTGAGGCCGCGTCACATCCCGGCGGCCAAAGGCCGTCGGACGGCCCGTCCGCCCACCGCGGCGGCCCCGGGCGCACGGACACCGCCCCGCCCCCCGACGCCACCCCGGCGCACGGCGCGCCGCACCTCCAGGACGGCACGCCCGCGCGCGGAGTACCGCGCTTCCAGGACGGCACCCCCGCGCGCGGGGTGCCCAGGTCCACGGACGGCGGTGTCCCCGCCCGCGGAGTTCCGCGCGGAGTGGACGGTGCTCCGGTGGGCGGTGCTGCGGTGGGCGGTGCGCCCCGAGCGGCCGACGGCGGGTCGGCGCGCGGCGCGCCACTCCTCGCCGACGGCACACCGGCGCGCGGCGTCCCGCGTTTCACGGAGGGCGGCTCCCCCGCGCGCGGCGTGTCGCAGACGCAGGACGGCGCGCCCGGCCGCGCCGGACGCCCCGGCGGTACGCCTCCGCACGGCACCCCGCGGGTCCGCGGCGGCCACCCCGAGCAGCGTGAACCGGGCGGCGGCTGGGGCGAGAACGCCGGTCGTGCGGGCACGGCGGGGCCCGCCATACCGGGGCAGCGGCACGTCTCCGCGCACGGACCGCGGCAGGAGTACGTCGACGCCTTCGAAGCCGACGCCGACACCCCCGGCACCACCGACACCGCCGTCGGCGGCGAGTCTTCGGCGCCCAGGACCGCCACCACCCGCGGCGACCGCTTCGGTGCCGGTCCCGCCGCCGGGAAGGGCGACGGCAAGCCACCGGCCGGCCTCCCGCTCACGTCCGCCGGGGGCGGCAAGGGGCGCGCCTTCACCGGCATCGCCGCCGCGGCCGTCACCACCGTGCTCGCCGTCGTCGTCGCGGGGCAGGTCGCCGACGGGCAGGAGAACGGCGGGGTCCGCTCGGCCGCGGGCAAGGGGCAGGGCGCGCAGCGCGGGGACGGGCGGCCGACGCCGTCCGTGGCGCCGCGTGCGGTGGCGCTGACGTACGCGCAGAAGATGGCCGAGAAGTATCCGCTGAGCGCCACCCTCGAAGGGCCGGGGGAGTTCACCGTGATGCCCGGGGGCGCCGAGGCGCCGGGCAAGGGCGAGAAGTTCACGTACCGGGTGGACGTCGAGCGCGGGCTCGGTCTCGACGGTGAGCTGTTCGCCGAGGCGGTGCAGAAGACCCTCAACGACGACCGGAGCTGGGCGCACGACGGCGACCGCACCTTCGAGCGCGTCGCCTCCGACGACCCGGACTTCGTCGTCACCCTCGCCAGCCCCGGCACCACCGACGCGTGGTGCGAGAAGTCGGGCCTCGACATCACCCTGGACAACGTCTCGTGTGACTCGGCCCTCACCGAGCGCGTGATGATCAACGCCTACCGGTGGGCCCAGGGCTCGACGACCTACGGTGATCAAATTCACGCCTACCGGCAGATGCTGATCAACCACGAGGTCGGTCACCGGCTCGGCCACACCCATGTGAGCTGCGAGAACGACGGCGATCTGGCACCGGTCATGCAGCAGCAGACCAAGTTCCTCGACCACGACGGAATCCACTGCCTGCCCAACCCGTGGCCCTATCCCAGGAGTTGA
- a CDS encoding Ms4533A family Cys-rich leader peptide, whose translation MSPRPASVRAAFELALIGVTPLCVADILCS comes from the coding sequence ATGTCGCCCCGTCCCGCCTCCGTCCGCGCAGCTTTCGAGCTGGCGCTGATCGGCGTGACCCCACTCTGCGTGGCGGACATTCTCTGTAGCTGA
- a CDS encoding ABC transporter substrate-binding protein: MRQPSPRARRVAVATVSLVMAAGVAACGPEDSEGKDAKASTGGSTPHKGGTLSVLNANAQQDFDPARLYTSGGGNVPSLVFRTLTTRNRENGAAGAKVVPDLATDTGRANKDATVWTYTLKKGLTYEDGTPITSADIKYGIERSFAPELSGGAPYLRDWLVGAADYQGPYKDKKGLSAIETPDDLTIVFHLNKPEGEFPYLATQTQFTPVPKAKDTGTKYEEHPVSSGPYKVVKNENDGEHLVLERNPHWSAATDDQRKAYPDRIDVTSGLDSSVINQRLSASQGADAAAVTTDTNLGPAELAKVTGDKALAARVGTGHFGYTNYIAFNPKVKPFDDPKVRQAISYAVDRSSVVNAAGGSALAEAATTFLPDQKSFGYTPYDLFPAGASGNAAKAKELLKEAGHPDGITVTLTHSNSKDFETSPEIATALQDALKKAGITVKLQGLEENDYGDKIRNVKTEPGFFLAHWGADWPSGGPFLAPIFDGRQIVKDGANFNTGLLNDESVNDEIDSINKLTDLDEAAKRWGALDKKIAEQALTVPLFHPVYKRLYGKDVKNIVISDWTGVLDISQVAVK; the protein is encoded by the coding sequence ATGCGTCAACCGTCCCCCAGAGCGCGCCGCGTGGCCGTGGCGACCGTCAGCCTGGTCATGGCAGCGGGCGTCGCCGCCTGCGGGCCCGAGGACTCCGAGGGCAAGGACGCCAAGGCATCCACCGGCGGCTCCACGCCCCACAAGGGCGGCACGCTGTCGGTCCTGAACGCCAACGCGCAGCAGGATTTCGACCCCGCCCGCCTCTACACCTCCGGCGGCGGAAACGTCCCCTCCCTGGTCTTCCGCACCCTCACCACCCGCAACCGCGAGAACGGCGCCGCGGGCGCCAAGGTCGTGCCCGACCTCGCCACCGACACCGGACGCGCCAACAAGGACGCGACGGTGTGGACGTACACCTTGAAGAAGGGCCTCACGTACGAGGACGGCACGCCCATCACCTCCGCCGACATCAAGTACGGCATCGAGCGGTCCTTCGCGCCCGAGCTGTCCGGCGGCGCCCCCTACCTGCGGGACTGGCTGGTCGGCGCCGCCGACTACCAGGGCCCCTACAAGGACAAGAAGGGGCTCTCGGCGATCGAGACGCCCGACGACCTGACCATCGTCTTCCACCTGAACAAGCCCGAGGGCGAGTTCCCCTACCTGGCCACCCAGACGCAGTTCACGCCCGTCCCGAAGGCCAAGGACACCGGAACCAAGTACGAGGAGCACCCGGTCTCCTCCGGCCCCTACAAGGTCGTCAAGAACGAGAACGACGGTGAGCACCTCGTCCTCGAACGGAACCCGCACTGGTCCGCCGCCACCGACGACCAGCGCAAGGCCTACCCGGACCGCATCGACGTCACCTCGGGGCTCGACTCCTCCGTGATCAACCAGCGGCTGTCCGCGTCCCAGGGCGCCGACGCGGCCGCCGTCACCACCGACACCAACCTCGGCCCGGCCGAACTCGCCAAGGTCACGGGCGACAAGGCGCTGGCCGCGCGGGTCGGCACCGGGCACTTCGGCTACACCAACTACATCGCCTTCAACCCGAAGGTGAAGCCGTTCGACGACCCCAAGGTGCGCCAGGCGATCTCGTACGCCGTCGACCGCTCCTCGGTGGTCAACGCGGCCGGCGGGTCCGCGCTCGCCGAGGCCGCGACCACCTTCCTGCCCGACCAGAAGTCCTTCGGGTACACGCCCTACGACCTCTTCCCGGCGGGTGCCTCGGGCAACGCGGCCAAGGCGAAGGAGCTGCTGAAGGAGGCCGGTCACCCCGACGGGATCACCGTCACCCTGACCCACTCCAACAGCAAGGACTTCGAGACCAGCCCCGAGATCGCGACCGCCCTCCAGGACGCGTTGAAGAAGGCGGGCATCACCGTCAAGCTCCAGGGCCTTGAGGAGAACGACTACGGCGACAAGATCCGCAACGTGAAGACCGAGCCCGGCTTCTTCCTCGCCCACTGGGGTGCCGACTGGCCCTCCGGCGGCCCGTTCCTCGCCCCGATCTTCGACGGCCGGCAGATCGTCAAGGACGGCGCGAACTTCAACACGGGCCTCCTCAACGATGAGTCCGTCAATGACGAGATTGACTCGATCAACAAGTTGACCGACCTTGACGAGGCCGCCAAGAGGTGGGGTGCACTGGACAAGAAGATCGCCGAACAGGCGCTGACCGTCCCGCTGTTCCACCCCGTCTACAAGCGGCTGTACGGCAAGGACGTCAAGAACATCGTGATCAGCGACTGGACCGGCGTCCTCGACATCTCCCAGGTCGCGGTGAAGTAG
- a CDS encoding ABC transporter permease has protein sequence MSEALVAAEAAGTGVEPVPAASGARQFWRRLRTQRAALVAAAVVALLLLVALAAPLLTALEGQDPTSYHPALIDSARGGVPTGSLGGVSADHWLGVEPQTGRDLFARLVHGARVSLGVAFAATAVQVAIGVTIGVASALGSRWVDQLLSRLTDIIVAMPLMIMSLALLAIVPSSFPRPVLVALVIGLIAWGNIAKIVRAQTLTLKGLDYVSAARLSGWGTLRIARRELLPGLAAPVITYAALLVPMNITVEAALSFLGVGVKPPTPSWGQMLTAADVWYQAAPQYLLLPAGALFVTVLALTVLGDGVRTALDPRAASRLRVGTGRRREKKATATGERAGGTSVGQDGGTSAADTTTGGTAS, from the coding sequence GTGAGCGAGGCACTTGTCGCCGCCGAGGCCGCCGGCACGGGCGTGGAGCCCGTCCCGGCGGCCTCGGGGGCCCGTCAGTTCTGGCGGCGGCTGCGGACGCAGCGCGCCGCCCTCGTCGCGGCCGCCGTCGTCGCCCTGCTGCTCCTGGTCGCGCTCGCCGCGCCGCTGCTCACCGCCCTGGAGGGCCAGGACCCGACCAGCTACCACCCCGCGCTGATCGACTCCGCGCGCGGGGGCGTGCCGACCGGTTCGCTCGGAGGCGTCTCCGCCGACCACTGGCTCGGCGTCGAACCGCAGACCGGCCGCGACCTGTTCGCGCGGCTGGTCCACGGGGCGCGGGTCTCCCTCGGGGTCGCGTTCGCGGCGACCGCCGTCCAGGTCGCGATCGGCGTCACCATCGGAGTGGCGTCCGCGCTCGGCTCTCGATGGGTTGATCAACTGTTGAGCCGGCTCACCGACATCATCGTGGCGATGCCGTTGATGATCATGTCGTTGGCGCTGCTCGCGATCGTCCCGTCGAGCTTCCCGCGGCCGGTCCTGGTCGCCCTGGTCATCGGCCTGATCGCCTGGGGCAACATCGCCAAGATCGTGCGCGCCCAGACGCTCACCCTGAAGGGCCTCGACTACGTGTCCGCCGCCCGGCTCAGCGGCTGGGGCACCCTGCGCATCGCCCGCCGCGAACTGCTGCCGGGACTCGCCGCGCCCGTCATCACCTACGCGGCGCTCCTGGTCCCGATGAACATCACCGTCGAGGCGGCCCTCTCCTTCCTCGGCGTCGGCGTCAAGCCGCCGACCCCGTCCTGGGGACAGATGCTCACCGCCGCCGACGTCTGGTACCAGGCGGCCCCGCAGTACCTGCTCCTGCCGGCCGGCGCCCTGTTCGTCACCGTGCTCGCCCTGACCGTCCTCGGCGACGGCGTCCGCACCGCCCTCGACCCCCGCGCGGCCTCCCGGCTGCGGGTGGGCACGGGCCGCAGGCGCGAGAAGAAGGCGACGGCGACCGGCGAACGGGCCGGCGGCACCTCCGTCGGCCAGGACGGCGGCACGTCCGCCGCGGACACGACCACCGGAGGTACCGCGTCATGA
- a CDS encoding ABC transporter permease produces MNGFGGFLLRRAVGTVITLLAISVIVYVVFYVTPGNVAQITCGPRCSPAQVHQVAEQLRLDDPLYARYADFLQGLFVGHDYSTGTSVEHCSAPCLGLSYQTDQQVTALILTKLPVSLSLVLGAMVLWLLLGVGTGVLSAWRRGRLSERVLTAVTLAGTATPVFVIGLVLMIVVCGELRLLPFPQYVNLTDDPEQWAWNLLLPWLSLALIEAATFARLTRASMLETLAEDHIRTFRAYGVGERSVIGRHALRGAFAPVIALNANNVGSAVGGAVLTETLFGLPGIGQELVHAVNVVDLPVVVGMVLVIGFFVVLANAVADVLYAVADRRVVLA; encoded by the coding sequence ATGAACGGCTTCGGCGGCTTTCTGCTGCGCCGCGCCGTCGGCACCGTCATCACCCTGCTCGCCATCTCGGTGATCGTCTACGTCGTCTTCTACGTCACCCCGGGCAACGTCGCCCAGATCACCTGCGGCCCGCGCTGCTCCCCGGCCCAGGTGCACCAGGTCGCCGAACAGCTCCGCCTCGACGATCCGCTGTACGCGCGCTACGCGGACTTCCTCCAGGGCCTGTTCGTCGGCCACGACTACTCGACCGGCACCTCCGTCGAGCACTGCTCGGCCCCCTGCCTCGGCCTGTCGTACCAGACCGACCAGCAGGTCACCGCGCTGATCCTGACGAAGCTGCCGGTCAGCCTCTCCCTGGTGCTCGGCGCGATGGTGCTCTGGCTGCTGCTCGGCGTCGGCACCGGAGTGCTCTCCGCCTGGCGCCGCGGCCGCCTCTCGGAGCGGGTGCTGACCGCCGTCACCCTCGCGGGAACGGCCACGCCCGTCTTCGTCATCGGCCTGGTCCTCATGATCGTCGTCTGCGGGGAGCTGCGGCTGCTGCCGTTCCCGCAGTACGTGAACCTCACCGACGACCCCGAGCAGTGGGCGTGGAACCTGCTGCTGCCCTGGCTGTCGCTCGCCCTCATCGAGGCCGCCACGTTCGCCCGGCTGACCCGCGCGTCGATGCTGGAGACACTGGCCGAGGACCACATCCGCACCTTCCGCGCGTACGGCGTCGGCGAGCGCTCCGTCATCGGACGGCACGCCCTGCGCGGGGCGTTCGCGCCGGTCATCGCCCTCAACGCGAACAACGTCGGCTCCGCGGTCGGCGGCGCGGTCCTCACCGAGACCCTCTTCGGACTGCCCGGCATCGGACAGGAACTGGTCCACGCCGTCAACGTCGTCGACCTGCCGGTGGTCGTCGGCATGGTCCTGGTCATCGGCTTCTTCGTGGTCCTCGCCAACGCCGTCGCGGACGTGCTGTACGCGGTGGCCGACCGACGGGTGGTACTGGCATGA